A part of Limihaloglobus sulfuriphilus genomic DNA contains:
- a CDS encoding glycosidase — protein sequence MKLIRYEKNPILSPNPANEWESLVTTNPGAWYDQKSGKVLMLYRAAGNDPEHVIRLGLAVSDNGYDFERVGDEPVFGPSKDGFDAGCVEDPRIIKIGEYYYVTYATRYFHPGQYWLEGGPYSPPQSPDDFPLVIRENATSTGLAITKDFKNWIRAGRMTNPLIDDRDVILFPEKINGKYALLHRPMSWVGDEYGTEHPAMWVSFSDDMLVWGQSRLLATGVEDWERKIGGNTPPIKTRHGWLTTYHAVGRDNYYRLGAMLLDINEPWKVTHRTKEWILEPQEDYETQGCYEGGGVVFPCGKVIIGDTLFVYYGAADKYVGLAVCKTDELLDYLLSCPVK from the coding sequence ATGAAATTGATCCGTTATGAAAAGAATCCTATATTGTCACCCAATCCCGCGAATGAATGGGAAAGTCTGGTAACAACCAACCCCGGCGCATGGTATGATCAAAAGAGCGGTAAGGTTTTGATGCTTTACCGTGCTGCGGGGAATGACCCTGAACATGTGATACGCCTGGGGCTGGCAGTCAGTGATAACGGGTATGATTTCGAGCGTGTCGGTGATGAGCCGGTTTTTGGGCCCAGCAAAGACGGCTTTGACGCCGGCTGTGTTGAGGATCCGCGAATTATAAAAATCGGCGAGTATTATTATGTAACCTATGCTACACGTTATTTTCACCCCGGGCAGTACTGGCTTGAGGGCGGGCCGTATTCCCCGCCCCAGAGTCCTGATGATTTTCCGCTGGTTATCCGTGAAAACGCTACATCTACCGGACTGGCAATAACAAAAGATTTCAAAAATTGGATCAGGGCCGGCAGAATGACAAACCCGCTAATAGATGATCGGGATGTGATACTGTTCCCTGAAAAGATAAACGGCAAATATGCCCTCTTGCACAGGCCGATGAGCTGGGTCGGTGATGAGTACGGCACGGAGCATCCTGCTATGTGGGTTTCGTTTTCTGATGACATGCTTGTATGGGGCCAAAGCAGGCTGCTGGCAACAGGCGTTGAGGACTGGGAACGAAAGATCGGCGGAAACACTCCTCCGATTAAAACCAGGCACGGCTGGCTTACAACCTATCATGCTGTAGGCCGGGATAACTACTACAGGCTGGGTGCAATGCTGCTGGATATAAACGAGCCGTGGAAGGTTACTCACAGAACAAAAGAATGGATACTTGAACCGCAGGAAGATTATGAGACACAGGGCTGCTACGAAGGCGGCGGGGTGGTGTTTCCCTGCGGCAAGGTGATTATCGGGGATACACTTTTTGTTTACTACGGGGCGGCTGATAAATATGTCGGGCTGGCTGTATGCAAGACAGACGAGCTTCTCGACTACCTCTTGAGTTGTCCGGTTAAATAA
- a CDS encoding glycoside hydrolase family 130 protein — protein MNSTNKQRYFPWKDRPDNCGEAIWRDSANPIIGRNPIPAALRIYNSAVVPYKDGYVAVLRADYRDGMPHLHLGKSRDGINWQIEHGQIVFESRQGMPGVGAFAYDPRVTRIDDTFYITWCNGYHGPTIGVAYTKDFETFIQLENAFLPFNRNGVLFPKKINGNFAMLSRPSDNGHTPFGDVFYSESPDMCYWGRHRHVLGTTKLWWESTKVGAGAVPIETPEGWLLIYHGVMNTCRGFVYSMGAALLDLEQPWKVLARGNKALMGPETDYEISGHVPNVLFPCAAVHEESSGRIAVYYGAADTTTCLAYTTIKHLTDFIKANS, from the coding sequence ATGAACAGTACAAACAAGCAGCGTTATTTTCCATGGAAAGATCGTCCTGATAACTGCGGAGAGGCGATATGGAGAGATTCGGCAAATCCTATAATAGGACGAAATCCAATACCCGCCGCGCTGCGAATATACAACAGCGCCGTAGTTCCATATAAAGACGGCTATGTCGCGGTCTTGCGGGCTGATTACAGGGACGGTATGCCGCATCTGCATCTGGGCAAAAGCAGAGACGGCATAAACTGGCAGATTGAACACGGGCAGATTGTATTTGAAAGCAGGCAGGGTATGCCCGGAGTGGGCGCGTTTGCTTATGACCCGCGGGTAACGCGAATTGACGATACGTTTTATATCACCTGGTGCAACGGTTATCACGGGCCAACTATCGGTGTTGCTTATACAAAAGATTTTGAGACATTTATTCAGCTTGAAAACGCTTTTCTGCCGTTTAACCGAAATGGCGTGCTTTTTCCCAAAAAGATAAACGGCAATTTCGCCATGCTCAGCCGGCCTAGTGATAACGGGCATACTCCATTTGGCGATGTGTTCTACAGTGAAAGCCCCGATATGTGTTACTGGGGGCGGCATCGCCACGTTCTGGGCACTACTAAACTTTGGTGGGAATCTACCAAGGTCGGCGCAGGAGCCGTGCCGATTGAAACGCCGGAGGGCTGGCTGCTGATCTACCATGGAGTGATGAATACCTGCCGCGGTTTTGTTTACAGCATGGGCGCGGCTCTGCTGGATTTAGAGCAGCCCTGGAAAGTGCTCGCACGCGGCAATAAGGCCCTGATGGGCCCCGAAACAGATTATGAAATCAGCGGCCATGTGCCAAATGTGCTGTTTCCATGTGCGGCGGTGCATGAGGAATCTTCCGGCCGCATAGCAGTATATTACGGCGCGGCCGATACCACAACCTGCCTGGCATATACAACCATAAAACATCTAACCGATTTTATAAAGGCGAATTCTTAG
- a CDS encoding homocysteine S-methyltransferase family protein produces the protein MSLGRITDAVKSGKILFSDGAWGTMLQKKGLKPGECPELWCIERPGDVYDVAKSYVDAGADMVQADSFGGTRYKLEHFGLADKVAEINEAAARISKKAIGDNGWVIASVGPTGKMLVMGDVTEDDLYNAFKEQALALEKGGADAACIETMSDIQEACLAVKAVRENTNLEIISTYTLELTEHSGYRTMMGASAADVANAAVKAGADIIGTNCGNGIVRMIDIVKEMRQAQPDKPILVHANAGLPRSVDGVDIFPDTPADMAAYVKELAEAGANVIGGCCGTTPEHITAMKAAIYG, from the coding sequence ATGTCCCTGGGACGAATAACAGATGCGGTTAAATCCGGCAAAATACTCTTTTCAGACGGCGCATGGGGAACCATGCTCCAGAAAAAAGGACTAAAACCCGGCGAATGCCCTGAACTATGGTGCATTGAGCGGCCCGGCGATGTGTACGATGTGGCAAAATCCTACGTCGATGCCGGCGCGGATATGGTGCAGGCGGATAGTTTCGGCGGCACACGGTATAAACTTGAGCATTTTGGGCTTGCAGATAAAGTCGCCGAGATAAACGAAGCCGCGGCGAGAATTTCCAAAAAGGCAATTGGAGATAACGGCTGGGTTATAGCCTCTGTCGGTCCGACGGGCAAGATGCTGGTCATGGGCGATGTGACCGAAGATGACCTCTACAACGCTTTTAAAGAACAGGCCCTCGCTTTGGAAAAGGGCGGCGCCGATGCCGCGTGTATAGAGACAATGAGCGACATACAAGAGGCGTGCCTGGCGGTAAAGGCTGTAAGAGAAAATACAAACCTTGAAATAATAAGCACATACACGCTTGAGCTGACAGAACACAGCGGCTATCGAACCATGATGGGGGCTTCTGCCGCGGATGTTGCCAATGCCGCGGTCAAAGCCGGCGCAGATATTATCGGCACCAACTGCGGCAACGGCATAGTACGAATGATCGATATTGTAAAAGAGATGCGGCAGGCTCAGCCGGATAAACCGATACTCGTTCATGCCAATGCCGGACTGCCCCGCAGCGTTGACGGAGTAGATATCTTTCCCGATACTCCGGCGGATATGGCGGCTTACGTGAAAGAGCTTGCAGAGGCTGGGGCGAATGTAATTGGCGGCTGCTGCGGCACAACACCCGAGCATATAACAGCCATGAAGGCCGCTATTTACGGATAA
- a CDS encoding energy-coupling factor ABC transporter permease, whose product MHMMNELISVPVAAGTFAVSAGWIAVISRKLHKTLKNADYALMGVLGAFVFAAQMVNIQLPLMPGTSCHFVGAVMLAIIFGPHVGAIVLSSVVVVQCLIFQDGGILALGCNILNMAIIPGYTGYFLYRLIANDNPGRLRFYLAVIAACITGLMAGAAMVPLQAEISGVLSIPLSGFMLTMLGVHFLAGIVEGLMTAAVLAYLMEVRPAILMPQPENSRRAMSMRGVYISMALLTLIAGGLLSLAASDKPDGLEWSYAERPDNPDFEPVVKNDSKLIENVDRLHGEYAPMPDYTIRASSANETASGAWTSFAGVAGAFVTMLLVWLLAKLIRSDTKNIV is encoded by the coding sequence ATGCACATGATGAATGAGCTCATTTCGGTTCCTGTCGCGGCAGGCACATTCGCCGTGTCAGCCGGCTGGATAGCGGTAATTTCCCGCAAACTGCATAAGACGCTGAAAAACGCTGATTATGCCCTGATGGGTGTTCTCGGCGCGTTTGTCTTCGCGGCACAGATGGTGAATATTCAGCTGCCGCTTATGCCGGGTACAAGCTGCCACTTTGTTGGTGCTGTGATGCTTGCGATAATTTTCGGCCCGCATGTCGGCGCGATAGTGCTCAGCTCGGTGGTGGTTGTTCAGTGCCTGATATTTCAGGACGGCGGGATACTCGCCCTTGGCTGCAATATCCTCAACATGGCGATTATTCCCGGCTACACGGGATATTTTCTCTATCGGCTGATTGCTAATGACAACCCGGGCAGATTGCGGTTTTATCTTGCGGTTATAGCCGCGTGTATAACCGGTCTGATGGCCGGCGCCGCTATGGTGCCGCTGCAGGCAGAGATTTCCGGCGTTTTAAGCATACCGCTGAGCGGGTTTATGCTTACGATGCTCGGGGTTCATTTTCTCGCGGGTATTGTGGAAGGGCTTATGACCGCCGCCGTTCTTGCATACCTTATGGAAGTGCGCCCGGCGATACTTATGCCGCAGCCGGAAAACAGCCGCCGGGCTATGAGTATGCGGGGCGTTTATATAAGCATGGCTCTATTGACACTTATTGCCGGAGGCCTGCTCTCACTTGCCGCAAGCGATAAACCCGACGGGCTGGAATGGAGCTACGCGGAGAGACCCGACAATCCGGATTTTGAACCGGTTGTAAAAAACGACTCGAAGTTAATAGAAAATGTTGACCGGCTTCATGGGGAATATGCCCCGATGCCCGATTATACAATCAGGGCTTCATCGGCGAATGAAACCGCTTCCGGCGCCTGGACAAGTT